In Anaerolineales bacterium, the following proteins share a genomic window:
- the uppP gene encoding undecaprenyl-diphosphatase UppP yields the protein MTLLHALLLGIIQGLTEFIPVSSTAHLLIGQRLLGVPADDATFSFLVIVQLGTLVSLFAFYWKDLLAIVNSTFQVTRSMFTTPRETWNLKPETLLGWYIILATIPALLAGYLLKDAVQSLFKQPMVQASIRLFATAILLTLAELLDKKNRTLKSMTWLDAFIVGVFQIIAVIPGASRSGTTISGGMFRGFDRPSAARFAFLMSAPILLAAGVYEIMDVIQAPGTLRFLPYLAVGFVTAAVVGWFAIKWLIDYLSKRSLYVFAIYCAIVGAIVFLMK from the coding sequence ATGACCCTCCTCCACGCCCTCCTCCTCGGCATCATTCAAGGACTGACCGAATTCATCCCCGTCTCGTCTACTGCGCATTTGCTCATTGGGCAACGATTGCTTGGCGTCCCTGCCGACGACGCGACATTTTCCTTCCTCGTCATTGTCCAACTCGGAACGCTCGTCTCTCTTTTTGCGTTTTACTGGAAAGATTTGCTCGCTATCGTGAACTCCACCTTCCAAGTCACGCGTTCCATGTTTACCACGCCGCGTGAGACTTGGAACTTGAAACCTGAGACCTTGCTTGGTTGGTACATCATCCTCGCTACCATCCCCGCATTGCTCGCGGGCTATTTGTTGAAAGACGCGGTCCAATCGCTTTTCAAACAGCCCATGGTTCAAGCGTCCATCCGACTCTTCGCTACCGCGATTTTACTCACCCTTGCAGAATTATTGGACAAGAAAAATCGAACTCTCAAATCAATGACTTGGCTGGACGCATTCATCGTTGGCGTGTTTCAAATTATCGCCGTCATCCCCGGCGCCTCGCGCAGCGGGACAACGATTAGCGGCGGTATGTTTCGCGGCTTCGACCGTCCATCTGCGGCGCGGTTCGCCTTCTTGATGTCCGCCCCGATTCTGTTAGCGGCAGGCGTCTACGAAATCATGGATGTGATCCAAGCCCCTGGCACGCTTCGCTTTCTGCCATACCTCGCGGTGGGATTCGTCACTGCAGCGGTTGTCGGTTGGTTCGCCATCAAGTGGCTGATTGACTATCTGAGTAAACGCTCGTTATACGTTTTTGCCATCTATTGCGCGATTGTGGGTGCGATCGTATTCTTAATGAAATAA
- a CDS encoding SUMF1/EgtB/PvdO family nonheme iron enzyme, whose translation MKKLNLLVSLFSIGAAVMAACTLGATPTAESPGSATQPPVETEPPVITEVPIQPIESPTVVPIPDLSGPPMEVGSQFLYVDGSVLVAVPGGPFIMGHGGADNPEHEVTVSDFWLYRAKVTNSQYAFCVAMGKCASPNAEKNKDYGNPLKANHPVTGVNYDQAASYCAFVNGRLPTEAEWEKAARGPDGNIYPWGDAAPTCDLANYGTCNFKTTSVVDHPAGQSYYEALDMAGNVYEWTADWYDPKYYSISPTEDPLGPDLGNTRSVRSSGFDAPAYETESARRFAFNPIFQLENLGFRCVVEDPMYFSPTCTALMVYGQDATPGSPGGGGAPSESCPNVAIQVVPLCVGQVGSANVNFTGPAGAVIDAGSCAPTGNPGQYNCQSPTTVSIKADCQQTLPGSPTCPAGFMQQGNQCVAQGWPGQCLPGFNYDPTSQCCSAAPGQDANVPLPQCPVGTYYVPGQNACVPYPAQGIVSVVKSVGIPNCIIPTRNPGSGGNNNCPVPTDPGCTFPFAWDGACSCYCANPGYGC comes from the coding sequence ATGAAGAAGTTGAATCTTCTCGTTTCGCTTTTTAGTATCGGAGCGGCGGTGATGGCGGCTTGTACTTTGGGAGCGACTCCCACGGCCGAATCGCCGGGGAGCGCGACCCAGCCGCCCGTCGAAACTGAACCGCCGGTCATCACGGAGGTTCCCATCCAGCCGATAGAATCTCCGACTGTGGTTCCGATCCCCGACCTGAGCGGACCTCCGATGGAGGTGGGTTCGCAGTTCCTGTATGTAGATGGAAGCGTGTTGGTAGCGGTGCCGGGCGGTCCGTTCATTATGGGGCATGGCGGAGCCGATAACCCCGAGCATGAAGTGACCGTGAGCGATTTTTGGTTGTATCGCGCTAAGGTGACGAATTCGCAATACGCGTTTTGTGTGGCGATGGGGAAGTGCGCCTCGCCGAACGCGGAGAAGAACAAAGACTACGGCAATCCGTTGAAAGCCAACCATCCGGTGACCGGCGTGAATTACGATCAAGCCGCGTCGTACTGCGCTTTCGTGAACGGACGTTTGCCGACCGAAGCCGAATGGGAGAAAGCCGCGCGGGGACCGGATGGGAATATTTATCCGTGGGGCGATGCAGCTCCCACTTGCGATCTCGCCAACTATGGCACTTGTAATTTCAAAACAACCTCGGTCGTTGACCACCCTGCCGGGCAAAGTTATTATGAAGCGCTCGATATGGCGGGCAATGTGTACGAGTGGACGGCAGATTGGTACGACCCGAAATATTATTCCATTTCGCCAACGGAAGACCCGCTCGGTCCGGACTTGGGGAATACGCGCTCCGTCCGTTCGAGCGGATTCGACGCCCCAGCCTATGAAACCGAATCGGCGCGGCGTTTCGCGTTCAACCCGATCTTCCAATTGGAGAATCTCGGCTTTCGCTGTGTGGTGGAAGACCCGATGTATTTTTCGCCTACCTGCACCGCGTTGATGGTCTATGGACAGGATGCAACGCCGGGTTCACCGGGCGGCGGAGGCGCGCCTTCAGAGTCTTGCCCGAACGTAGCCATTCAGGTTGTGCCGTTGTGTGTAGGGCAGGTGGGATCGGCAAATGTGAATTTCACCGGTCCCGCCGGCGCGGTGATCGATGCGGGCAGTTGCGCGCCGACCGGGAATCCGGGTCAATATAATTGCCAATCTCCGACAACGGTTTCGATCAAAGCCGATTGCCAACAGACTTTGCCGGGCAGTCCGACATGCCCTGCAGGGTTCATGCAACAGGGAAACCAATGCGTTGCCCAAGGCTGGCCGGGACAATGCTTACCGGGCTTCAACTACGACCCGACGAGCCAATGCTGTTCTGCCGCGCCGGGGCAGGATGCGAATGTGCCGCTTCCTCAATGCCCGGTGGGGACGTATTACGTGCCCGGTCAAAATGCCTGTGTGCCATATCCCGCGCAGGGGATCGTTTCGGTAGTGAAAAGCGTTGGAATTCCGAATTGTATTATTCCGACGAGGAACCCGGGAAGTGGGGGAAACAATAACTGTCCTGTGCCCACAGATCCGGGTTGTACATTCCCGTTTGCTTGGGATGGAGCGTGTAGCTGTTATTGCGCAAACCCCGGCTACGGATGTTAG
- a CDS encoding acetoacetate--CoA ligase has product MKTPLWTPSEQRKQDANITHFIGEVNARRGLNIASYADLYQWSVENISDFWAEVWDFVGIKSSKKYDSVVTDLSVMPGTKWFMGARLNFAENLLRYQDDQLAFIFKGETQISRTMTYSELYDEVSRLCRALAEAGVGEGDRVVGYMPNLIETVVCMLAATSLGAVWSSCATDIGAGAAIERLGQVEPKALITADGYFYKGKTFETLSHAAEVAAGIPSVKIVIVVSYVSERADLSGIPNAIHYTDFLSKEAGEIQFAQLPFDHPLYIMFSSGTTGKPKCLVQGAGGVLINHLKELLLHTDLKRSDRIFYITSCSWMMWNWLMSSLAVGATIVLYDGNPNFPDAEAMWKLIQDEKVSIFGCSASYLHFLKKENVSPRSLNLSSLREISQTGSPLSADGFEYVYREIKSDLHFNSISGGTDINGCFAAGSPIQPVYAGELQGAALGMKIQAYDEKAKPIWDEQGELVCEAPAPSMPLYFWNDADGTKYHKAYFDVYPNVWRHGDYVLIHKDTGGVTFYGRSDAVLKPSGVRIGTAEIYAQMENLPEVADSLAVGQNYQEDQRVILFVKLAAGYTLTDELQNKIRKTLRENASPRHVPALIIAAPDIPYTLSMKKVESSVTNILNGRAVSNRDALINPQSLEFYEGVAGELK; this is encoded by the coding sequence ATGAAAACTCCCCTTTGGACTCCCTCCGAACAACGCAAGCAGGATGCGAACATCACACACTTCATCGGAGAGGTGAACGCGCGGCGTGGATTGAACATCGCCTCGTATGCGGACTTGTACCAGTGGTCTGTCGAGAACATTTCCGATTTTTGGGCGGAGGTGTGGGACTTTGTTGGAATCAAATCGTCGAAGAAATATGATTCCGTAGTGACGGATTTATCCGTCATGCCTGGGACGAAGTGGTTCATGGGGGCGCGGCTGAACTTCGCGGAGAATCTTCTGCGTTACCAAGACGACCAACTCGCATTTATCTTCAAAGGCGAGACTCAAATTTCAAGGACGATGACGTACTCTGAGTTGTACGACGAAGTGTCTCGGTTGTGTCGTGCGTTGGCGGAGGCAGGTGTGGGGGAGGGAGATCGAGTCGTTGGGTATATGCCGAATCTCATCGAGACAGTCGTCTGCATGTTGGCGGCGACGAGTCTCGGCGCGGTCTGGTCGTCGTGCGCCACAGACATCGGCGCGGGGGCGGCAATCGAACGGCTGGGACAAGTCGAGCCGAAGGCGCTGATCACCGCCGACGGGTATTTTTACAAGGGGAAAACTTTCGAGACGTTGAGTCACGCGGCGGAGGTCGCGGCAGGCATCCCGTCGGTAAAGATCGTGATCGTCGTCTCGTATGTGAGTGAACGGGCGGATTTGTCGGGCATCCCGAATGCGATTCATTACACGGACTTTTTGTCGAAGGAGGCGGGCGAGATTCAATTTGCGCAACTGCCGTTCGATCATCCGCTGTACATTATGTTCTCGTCGGGGACGACGGGCAAGCCGAAATGTTTGGTGCAGGGCGCGGGTGGCGTGCTGATCAATCATCTGAAAGAGTTGCTGTTGCACACGGACTTGAAACGCAGCGACCGAATTTTTTATATCACATCGTGCAGTTGGATGATGTGGAATTGGTTGATGAGTTCGTTGGCGGTGGGCGCGACGATCGTGCTGTATGACGGCAACCCGAACTTCCCCGATGCGGAGGCGATGTGGAAGTTGATTCAGGACGAAAAGGTTTCGATCTTTGGATGCAGCGCGAGTTATCTGCATTTTTTGAAAAAGGAAAATGTTTCGCCGCGCAGTTTGAATCTGTCATCGTTGCGTGAAATTTCGCAGACGGGTTCACCGCTCTCCGCCGATGGATTTGAATATGTCTATCGTGAGATCAAATCCGATCTGCATTTCAATTCGATTTCGGGCGGCACGGACATCAACGGATGTTTTGCGGCGGGTAGCCCGATCCAGCCCGTCTATGCGGGAGAGTTGCAAGGCGCGGCGTTGGGGATGAAGATTCAAGCGTACGATGAAAAAGCCAAGCCGATCTGGGATGAGCAGGGCGAGTTGGTGTGCGAAGCGCCCGCGCCATCCATGCCGTTGTATTTTTGGAACGACGCCGACGGCACGAAATATCACAAGGCGTATTTCGATGTGTATCCCAACGTGTGGCGGCACGGCGATTATGTCTTGATCCACAAGGATACGGGCGGCGTCACGTTTTACGGTCGCTCCGACGCGGTGTTGAAACCGTCGGGTGTGCGCATTGGCACGGCGGAGATTTACGCCCAAATGGAAAACCTGCCCGAAGTGGCGGATAGTCTCGCGGTGGGACAAAATTATCAAGAGGACCAGCGTGTGATTCTCTTCGTCAAACTGGCGGCGGGATACACGTTGACCGACGAACTGCAAAACAAAATCCGCAAGACCTTGCGTGAGAATGCCTCGCCGCGACATGTCCCTGCGCTGATCATCGCCGCGCCCGATATTCCGTATACGCTGAGCATGAAGAAGGTCGAAAGCTCGGTGACGAATATTTTGAACGGACGCGCGGTAAGCAATCGGGATGCGTTGATCAATCCGCAGTCGTTGGAGTTTTATGAGGGGGTGGCGGGGGAGTTGAAGTAA
- a CDS encoding four helix bundle protein: MTVMNLDKLDVWVRAKDFALTVYKEVVPHLPADEKWNLAQQLKRAAQSVPANIAEGHGRYHFLDNVRFCYIARGSLTEVQSHMTLAHGLGYLPDDIYKQMTSQAESIGKQLNNYIAYLKRSKQGEKEFPAGYAVREESEHYTLDIPDENSSD, translated from the coding sequence ATGACAGTGATGAACTTGGATAAGTTGGATGTGTGGGTTAGAGCAAAGGACTTTGCGCTGACTGTTTATAAAGAGGTTGTGCCACATCTGCCAGCCGACGAAAAGTGGAATTTAGCTCAACAATTGAAACGCGCCGCACAGAGTGTTCCTGCAAATATCGCCGAGGGTCATGGACGCTACCACTTTCTTGATAATGTTCGATTTTGTTACATCGCCCGCGGCTCGTTGACAGAAGTTCAAAGCCACATGACTCTTGCCCATGGCTTGGGTTATTTGCCTGATGATATTTACAAGCAGATGACCTCTCAAGCCGAGTCGATTGGAAAACAACTTAATAACTATATTGCCTATCTCAAACGGTCCAAACAGGGCGAAAAAGAATTTCCAGCGGGGTATGCTGTTCGAGAAGAATCCGAACATTACACTCTCGACATTCCAGACGAAAATTCCTCCGATTAA
- a CDS encoding type II toxin-antitoxin system PemK/MazF family toxin → MGALAVGQVVLVPFPFSDLSSAKMRPAVVLAYAGRDDWILCQVTSNPYGDERAIILTDKEFKTGSLRVTSYARPGKLFTANNNLIVDAVGELNKTAINRLIDAIIALFQDSVSA, encoded by the coding sequence ATGGGCGCACTTGCAGTCGGGCAAGTAGTTCTCGTTCCCTTCCCTTTTTCGGATTTATCGAGCGCGAAAATGCGCCCTGCAGTGGTTTTAGCGTATGCAGGGCGTGACGATTGGATTCTATGCCAGGTGACGAGTAATCCGTATGGCGATGAGAGAGCGATCATATTGACAGATAAAGAATTTAAAACAGGCTCCCTGCGCGTGACGAGTTATGCGCGACCAGGGAAATTGTTTACTGCCAATAACAATTTGATTGTTGACGCAGTTGGGGAATTGAACAAGACGGCGATTAACAGGCTGATCGATGCAATCATTGCCTTGTTTCAGGACAGCGTTTCTGCGTAA
- a CDS encoding class I SAM-dependent methyltransferase has protein sequence MPCNCCEVTDSAFTEAEAKADAKHYRKRGPAKQTQLILEAIRSLGLRDASLLDVGGGIGTIHHELLKDVAKEATHVDASSAYLKVATEEAKRIGHEAQVKFIHADFTDVADELPQADVVTLDRVVCCYPNMLGLLKAAATKSRKAVALTYPREEWYIKAVMSVMNFFQRLRNDPFRVFVHPVAEMEALLNGEGLKRTSTRKLFVWEMALYQKQV, from the coding sequence ATGCCCTGCAATTGCTGTGAAGTCACCGATAGCGCGTTCACCGAAGCGGAAGCCAAAGCGGATGCGAAACATTATCGCAAGCGCGGACCCGCCAAGCAGACCCAGTTGATTCTCGAAGCGATTCGCTCGCTGGGATTGCGCGACGCGTCCCTGTTGGATGTGGGCGGGGGGATTGGGACGATTCATCACGAGTTGTTGAAGGATGTGGCGAAAGAAGCCACCCACGTGGACGCGTCGTCGGCGTATTTGAAGGTTGCCACGGAGGAAGCAAAACGAATTGGGCATGAAGCGCAGGTGAAGTTCATCCACGCGGATTTTACCGACGTGGCGGACGAACTTCCGCAGGCGGATGTGGTCACGTTGGATCGGGTCGTGTGTTGTTATCCGAACATGCTTGGACTGTTGAAGGCGGCGGCGACGAAAAGCCGAAAAGCGGTTGCGTTGACCTACCCGCGCGAGGAATGGTATATCAAAGCGGTGATGTCCGTGATGAATTTTTTTCAACGGCTGAGGAACGATCCGTTTCGAGTGTTTGTCCATCCTGTCGCGGAGATGGAAGCGTTGTTGAATGGCGAGGGGTTGAAGCGAACCTCCACGCGGAAGTTGTTTGTGTGGGAGATGGCGTTATATCAAAAACAGGTATAA
- a CDS encoding DUF2723 domain-containing protein: MNRLDKNPLPSRTDICLALVIGLAAFALYVRTLAPSLLWGDSAEFQTLSYTLGMTHQTGYATQIIFGKLFTLIPINSIAWRVNLMSAFFGALAVANTFLIVRLLTGSRVAALSASLVLALTEGFWWRALVAESYAPAAGMLATVWLCFLLWRKTDKPAYLFIAGLTGGLSLGIHSTVVMTAASVLAVMAFTARKRVEWFSAAAGALLGAALFFGFFFFLDYNNPPSSVHNTVFRVNLSAVGLTESEYDSAWDRFLFIFPASRASSYYFTATQDEMTNRLAEYVSYFPWWQLILTLIGIVWLFFGGRWREGLYPLIAFLLIWGLAITVSFSIYREFYVPATVITSVWFGAGAGAALSALERLTRLSQPSLRMMRGFISIILITLPILNARQNLSLAIQKGYTTFIRDNHIYPVFAPDKAIREAMRVVNRVEDNAIVFTNWDKLYSYVYTAQIEEGKMGIAFHEVLDEGDQILPTTMIEYINANIDTRPIYFAIDMPELSELYRVTKINDVLFRIERK, encoded by the coding sequence ATGAATCGTCTGGATAAAAACCCGCTTCCTTCGCGGACCGACATCTGCCTCGCCCTCGTGATCGGACTCGCCGCTTTCGCGTTGTACGTCCGCACGCTGGCGCCATCCCTGCTGTGGGGCGACTCTGCCGAGTTTCAGACTCTCTCCTACACCCTTGGCATGACGCACCAAACGGGCTACGCGACTCAAATCATCTTTGGCAAACTCTTCACGTTGATTCCGATCAACTCCATCGCATGGCGCGTCAATTTAATGTCCGCTTTCTTCGGCGCGCTGGCGGTGGCGAATACTTTTCTTATCGTTCGACTGTTGACGGGCTCGCGCGTCGCCGCGTTATCAGCCTCGCTCGTCCTCGCCCTCACGGAGGGATTCTGGTGGCGCGCCCTCGTCGCCGAATCCTACGCGCCCGCGGCAGGGATGCTGGCGACCGTCTGGTTATGTTTCCTGTTGTGGCGCAAGACCGACAAGCCCGCGTATCTCTTCATCGCAGGTCTCACAGGCGGATTAAGCCTCGGCATTCACAGCACGGTGGTGATGACCGCCGCGTCCGTGTTGGCAGTCATGGCGTTCACAGCGCGCAAACGCGTCGAGTGGTTTAGCGCGGCGGCGGGGGCGCTTCTCGGCGCGGCGCTATTCTTCGGTTTTTTCTTCTTCCTCGATTACAACAATCCGCCTTCGAGCGTGCATAACACGGTCTTCCGCGTCAATCTGAGCGCGGTGGGGCTGACCGAAAGCGAATACGATTCGGCGTGGGATCGGTTTCTGTTCATCTTTCCCGCCAGCCGCGCCTCGTCGTATTATTTCACAGCCACACAGGATGAAATGACAAACAGACTCGCCGAGTATGTTTCATATTTCCCATGGTGGCAGTTGATTCTCACGCTGATCGGAATCGTTTGGTTATTTTTCGGCGGCAGGTGGCGCGAGGGATTGTATCCGCTGATTGCGTTCCTGCTCATTTGGGGACTCGCCATCACGGTTTCGTTTTCGATCTATCGCGAGTTTTATGTGCCAGCGACGGTGATCACGTCCGTGTGGTTCGGCGCGGGAGCGGGCGCGGCGCTGTCAGCGTTGGAGAGGTTGACTAGGTTGAGTCAGCCGTCCCTGCGAATGATGCGGGGTTTCATCTCCATCATCTTAATTACTTTGCCGATTTTGAATGCGCGGCAAAATTTGAGTCTTGCCATCCAAAAAGGGTATACGACCTTCATTCGAGATAATCATATCTATCCCGTGTTTGCGCCTGATAAAGCGATCCGCGAGGCGATGCGAGTCGTCAACCGCGTGGAAGATAACGCCATCGTTTTTACGAATTGGGATAAACTGTATTCGTACGTTTACACCGCGCAGATCGAGGAAGGGAAGATGGGCATTGCCTTTCACGAAGTTTTGGACGAGGGCGATCAAATTTTGCCGACGACGATGATCGAATACATCAATGCGAACATTGACACACGCCCGATCTATTTTGCAATTGACATGCCAGAACTTTCCGAGTTGTATCGAGTGACAAAAATCAACGACGTACTTTTTCGAATCGAACGCAAATGA
- a CDS encoding cupredoxin domain-containing protein yields MKMISSLLITIMALHLTSCKAIPTTFDVILSDYSYTPNEITVQAGKEITLNLQNDGFVSHMFIIFKLGTDAGEKYGPEDEENIYWKVQVLPGKSATATFTAPSEAGEYFVTCGLGGHHEVGMVGKLIVVDQ; encoded by the coding sequence ATGAAAATGATTTCTTCTTTGTTGATAACGATCATGGCGTTGCATCTCACGTCATGCAAGGCAATACCAACCACCTTTGATGTAATCCTGTCTGACTACAGTTATACGCCGAACGAAATTACCGTTCAGGCGGGAAAAGAGATCACCCTCAACCTCCAGAACGACGGATTTGTTTCGCACATGTTCATCATCTTCAAACTTGGGACCGACGCAGGAGAAAAGTACGGTCCTGAAGATGAGGAGAACATTTACTGGAAAGTTCAAGTTTTACCGGGGAAATCTGCCACTGCGACATTCACCGCGCCATCCGAGGCGGGCGAATATTTTGTCACCTGCGGACTCGGCGGGCATCACGAGGTCGGCATGGTAGGGAAATTAATCGTTGTGGATCAGTGA
- the tgt gene encoding tRNA guanosine(34) transglycosylase Tgt, whose protein sequence is MFQFQITSKNNRARTGIFPTPHGDLLTPVFAPVGTQATVKTLTPEHLKDINASLVLSNTYHLYLRPGDELVRDMGGLHKFMQWHRPMLTDSGGFQVFSLAQTRKIDDDGVTFKSHIDGSTHRFTPEKAIAIQENLGADIIMAFDECSDPNDHAYSKLAMQRTHRWAERSLNAQTRRDQALFGIIQGGVQADLRAESANFIASLGTPGIAIGGLSVGETKQEMHDTLDVVVPLLPENKLRYLMGVGTPEDLINGVARGIDIFDCVLPTRLARHHSAFAPEGRLNLMNATFARDEKPIDETCDCYACKTFTRAYIRHLIVAKELLAGTLISIHNLRALIRLVEQIRTHIADGSFESRVPELLSQWGGNAERKKVENG, encoded by the coding sequence ATGTTCCAATTCCAAATCACCTCAAAAAACAACCGCGCCCGCACGGGGATTTTCCCCACGCCGCATGGCGACCTCCTCACGCCTGTCTTCGCGCCCGTCGGCACGCAAGCGACCGTGAAAACCCTCACGCCTGAGCATCTCAAAGACATCAACGCCTCGCTCGTGCTCAGCAACACGTACCATCTCTATTTGCGTCCCGGCGACGAACTCGTACGTGACATGGGCGGCTTGCACAAATTCATGCAATGGCATCGTCCCATGCTCACCGACTCGGGGGGCTTCCAGGTTTTCTCCCTCGCGCAGACTCGCAAAATTGACGACGACGGCGTGACGTTCAAAAGTCACATTGACGGCTCGACGCATCGCTTCACGCCCGAAAAGGCGATAGCGATTCAAGAGAACCTCGGCGCGGACATCATCATGGCGTTCGACGAATGTTCCGATCCCAACGACCACGCCTACAGCAAACTCGCCATGCAACGGACTCATCGCTGGGCGGAACGATCGCTCAACGCGCAGACGCGGCGTGACCAGGCTTTATTCGGGATTATCCAAGGCGGCGTTCAAGCGGACCTTCGGGCTGAGTCTGCCAACTTCATCGCTTCGCTCGGCACCCCCGGCATCGCCATCGGCGGACTCTCCGTCGGCGAGACCAAACAAGAGATGCACGACACGCTCGACGTTGTCGTTCCGCTCCTTCCCGAAAACAAACTCCGCTACCTGATGGGAGTCGGCACGCCCGAAGACCTCATCAACGGCGTCGCGCGCGGCATTGACATCTTCGACTGCGTCCTGCCAACCCGCCTTGCCCGCCATCACTCCGCCTTCGCGCCCGAGGGACGCCTCAACTTGATGAACGCGACTTTTGCTCGCGACGAAAAACCGATTGATGAAACGTGCGATTGCTACGCCTGCAAAACTTTCACGCGGGCGTACATCCGTCACTTGATCGTCGCCAAAGAGTTGCTGGCAGGCACCTTGATCTCGATCCATAATCTGCGGGCGTTGATTCGACTCGTGGAACAAATCAGAACCCACATTGCAGACGGTTCATTTGAGTCGCGTGTGCCTGAGTTGTTGAGTCAATGGGGAGGAAATGCAGAAAGAAAGAAGGTGGAAAATGGTTAA
- a CDS encoding M20 family metallopeptidase, producing the protein MKLTQLLKLLVETESPSHDKAAVDRVGAIVAEEARKLGAQVEIIQNSETGNHLLSRFHPSSFSNHPSILILCHMDTVFPLGTIDKTPYREEGEKIFGPGTLDMKAGIVIALAAVESVRRSGVNRPVTLLCTSDEEIGSHTSRTLIESLAKESALVLVMEGALLDGSLKTWRKGTGGFKVTVHGRAAHAGGDHQAGRNAIEEMSHQVIAIQKLTDYEEQTTLNVGVIKGGTVTNVVPEECVALVDVRVMQPGEWERLENEMKNLKPALDGTRIEVVGALNRPPMPFDDLMKSTFEKAKTIAARIGIELKAGGTGGASDGNFVAPLGIPLLDGMGAVGEGYHSEREFIFADSLEQKAKLVAELIKEW; encoded by the coding sequence ATGAAACTAACTCAACTGCTCAAACTTCTCGTCGAAACCGAATCTCCCTCGCACGACAAAGCGGCGGTTGACCGCGTCGGCGCCATCGTTGCCGAAGAGGCGCGTAAACTCGGCGCGCAAGTCGAAATTATTCAAAATAGTGAGACAGGTAATCATCTGCTTTCTCGCTTTCATCCTTCATCCTTCAGCAATCATCCTTCGATCTTAATTCTCTGCCACATGGACACGGTCTTTCCGCTCGGAACGATTGACAAAACTCCCTACCGCGAAGAGGGCGAGAAAATTTTCGGTCCAGGTACGCTGGATATGAAGGCTGGGATCGTGATCGCGCTCGCCGCTGTTGAGTCAGTCCGAAGGTCGGGGGTGAATCGTCCTGTCACGTTGTTGTGCACGTCTGACGAAGAGATCGGCAGTCACACCTCGCGCACGTTGATTGAATCGCTTGCAAAAGAATCCGCATTGGTGTTGGTGATGGAAGGCGCGTTGCTCGACGGCTCGCTGAAAACGTGGCGCAAAGGGACGGGCGGGTTCAAGGTCACTGTGCATGGACGCGCCGCGCACGCGGGCGGCGATCATCAGGCGGGACGCAACGCCATCGAAGAGATGTCGCACCAGGTGATTGCGATTCAAAAGTTGACCGATTACGAAGAACAAACCACGCTCAATGTCGGCGTGATCAAAGGCGGCACGGTGACGAATGTTGTGCCTGAAGAATGTGTGGCGCTTGTGGACGTGCGCGTGATGCAACCTGGCGAATGGGAACGACTCGAAAACGAAATGAAAAATCTCAAACCCGCGCTCGACGGTACGCGCATCGAAGTCGTCGGCGCGTTGAATCGTCCGCCGATGCCGTTCGATGATTTGATGAAATCTACATTTGAAAAAGCAAAAACTATCGCGGCGCGCATCGGCATCGAACTCAAAGCGGGCGGCACGGGTGGCGCGTCGGACGGAAATTTTGTCGCGCCGCTCGGCATCCCGTTGCTCGACGGCATGGGCGCGGTCGGCGAGGGCTATCACTCGGAGCGCGAATTTATTTTCGCCGATAGCCTCGAACAAAAAGCGAAGTTGGTCGCGGAGTTGATAAAGGAATGGTAA